From the genome of Malus domestica chromosome 04, GDT2T_hap1, one region includes:
- the LOC103414315 gene encoding UDP-glycosyltransferase 73D1-like, with translation MASLARQKQPHFVLIPLMAQGHMIPMVDMARLIAERGVMVSLVTTPNNASRFDTTISRARESELPIVLVEIPFPCQAVGLPIGCENLDTLPSRDLLRKFYKALSLLQEPVENYLREHNLHPSCIISDKALSWTSKTAQKFNVPRIVFHGMCCFSLLSSHNVKACNAHNSVTSDSEPFVVPGLPQRIEITKAQLPGEFVTLPDLNDFRDKIQEAELTSYGVVVNSCDELEHGCAEELSKVLGKKLWCIGPVSLCNKSNLDRFSRGNKPLIDQRQCLEWLESMKPRSVIYACLGSLCRLVPTQLIELALGLEASGWPFIWVVKTSEKYLELEKWLVEERFEERIKGRGLLIKGWAPQVLILSNPAIGGFLTHCGWNSTIEGACSGVPMITWPLFAEQFFNEKMIVEVLRIGVRVGVEVPVRWGDEEKVGVLVKKGGVKQAIESLMDESEEGKKRRTRAREIGEMSRRAMEEGGSSHSNMSYLIQNVMEESTQGKG, from the coding sequence ATGGCTTCCCTAGCAAGGCAAAAGCAGCCTCACTTTGTCTTAATCCCTCTCATGGCACAAGGCCATATGATCCCCATGGTAGACATGGCTAGGCTTATTGCAGAGCGTGGGGTAATGGTTAGCTTGGTCACTACTCCAAACAATGCCTCGCGATTCGACACCACGATTTCCAGAGCAAGAGAATCTGAACTTCCAATTGTCCTTGTGGAAATCCCATTTCCATGCCAAGCAGTCGGACTTCCAATCGGGTGTGAGAATCTTGACACTTTACCCTCAAGAGACCTGCTCAGAAAATTCTACAAGGCTCTAAGTTTGCTACAAGAACCGGTTGAAAACTACCTTCGCGAGCATAATCTTCACCCCAGCTGCATAATCTCGGACAAGGCCCTATCGTGGACTTCGAAAACAGCTCAGAAGTTCAATGTTCCGAGGATTGTTTTCCATGGGATGTGCTGCTTCTCACTGTTGAGCTCTCACAATGTGAAAGCCTGCAATGCTCACAATTCTGTCACCTCTGACTCTGAACCTTTTGTGGTACCAGGGCTGCCCCAGAGGATTGAGATCACTAAGGCTCAGCTGCCCGGAGAATTTGTTACCCTGCCCGATTTAAATGATTTTCGGGACAAGATACAAGAAGCAGAATTAACATCCTATGGGGTTGTAGTGAATAGCTGTGATGAACTGGAGCATGGGTGTGCTGAAGAGTTGAGCAAGGTGCTTGGAAAAAAACTTTGGTGCATCGGGCCGGTTtccttgtgcaacaagagcaATCTGGACAGGTTTTCTAGAGGCAACAAACCCTTAATTGATCAGAGGCAATGCTTGGAATGGCTCGAATCAATGAAACCAAGGTCGGTTATCTACGCGTGTCTCGGTAGCCTTTGCAGACTAGTTCCAACACAACTGATTGAGCTTGCACTTGGTTTAGAAGCATCAGGGTGGCCATTTATTTGGGTAGTCAAAACAAGTGAGAAGTATTTAGAATTAGAGAAGTGGTTAGTGGAGGAAAGATTTGAGGAAAGGATCAAAGGGAGAGGTCTTCTGATCAAGGGTTGGGCTCCACAAGTTCTTATACTCTCCAATCCTGCAATTGGAGGATTCTTAACTCACTGTGGTTGGAACTCAACGATAGAAGGGGCATGTTCCGGTGTACCAATGATTACATGGCCTCTGTTTGCCGAGCAGTTCTTCAACGAAAAAATGATTGTAGAAGTTTTGAGGATCGGGGTTCGGGTTGGTGTAGAAGTCCCGGTTAGGTGGGGGGATGAAGAGAAAGTTGGGGTGTTGGTGAAGAAAGGAGGAGTGAAGCAGGCAATAGAATCGCTGATGGATGAGAGCGAAGAAGGAAAAAAGCGAAGAACGAGAGCAAGAGAAATTGGTGAGATGAGTAGAAGGGCTATGGAAGAAGGAGGATCATCTCACTCAAACATGTCATATCTAATCCAAAATGTTATGGAAGAGTCTACTCAAGGAAAAGGTTAA